In Rhododendron vialii isolate Sample 1 chromosome 9a, ASM3025357v1, the following are encoded in one genomic region:
- the LOC131299932 gene encoding probable fructokinase-4: protein MTVNNGLIVSFGEMLIDFVPTVSGVSLAEAPGFLNAPGGAPANVAIAVARLGGKAAFVGKLGDDEFGHMLAGILKQNGVSGQGILFDQGARTALAFVTLRADGEREFMFYRNPSADMLLTPDELNLELIRSANVFHYGSISLIVEPCRSAHLRAMEVAKEAGALLSYDPNLRLPLWPSAEEARTQIMSIWDKAEVIKVSDIELEFLTGSDKIDDESALSLWHDNLKLLLVTLGEKGCSYYTKNFRGTVDGFHVKSVDTTGAGDSFVGALLCKIVADRSVLEEEAKLREVLRFANACGAITTTKKGAIPALPTEPEVLTLVKGK from the exons ATGACAGTCAACAATGGGCTGATCGTGAGCTTCGGCGAGATGCTAATCGACTTCGTGCCGACGGTGTCCGGCGTGTCTCTGGCGGAGGCGCCGGGATTCCTGAACGCGCCGGGAGGGGCGCCGGCCAACGTGGCGATCGCCGTCGCGAGGCTCGGCGGGAAAGCGGCCTTCGTCGGGAAGCTCGGGGACGACGAGTTCGGCCACATGTTGGCCG GGATATTGAAGCAGAACGGTGTCTCCGGCCAAGGAATCCTGTTTGACCAGGGCGCCAGGACGGCGCTGGCGTTCGTGACCCTACGCGCCGACGGAGAGCGCGAGTTCATGTTTTACAGGAATCCTAGCGCGGACATGTTGTTGACCCCTGACGAACTCAACCTTGAGCTTATTAGATCT GCCAATGTTTTCCACTATGGTTCAATAAGCTTGATCGTGGAGCCCTGCAGATCGGCTCACTTAAGGGCCATGGAGGTGGCGAAGGAAGCCGGCGCCTTGCTATCTTACGATCCCAACCTCCGGCTGCCATTATGGCCTTCCGCGGAGGAGGCCCGGACGCAGATCATGAGCATTTGGGACAAGGCGGAGGTGATCAAGGTCAGCGACATCGAGCTCGAATTCCTCACGGGGAGCGATAAGATCGACGACGAGTCGGCCTTGTCCCTCTGGCATGACAATTTGAAGCTCCTTCTGGTGACTCTTGGTGAGAAGGGATGCAGTTACTATACTAAG AATTTCCGCGGTACTGTGGACGGATTCCATGTCAAATCAGTGGATACAACCGGTGCCGGTGATTCATTCGTCGGGGCTCTCCTCTGCAAGATTGTCGCCGACCGATCCGTGCTTGAA GAGGAAGCAAAGTTGAGGGAAGTGCTGAGATTTGCAAATGCATGTGgagccatcaccaccaccaagaAAGGAGCCATTCCAGCTCTCCCAACCGAACCTGAAGTCCTCACCCTCGTCAAAGGGAAATAg
- the LOC131299933 gene encoding protein FAR1-RELATED SEQUENCE 1, which yields MESVDCEVDDDGNDSVDMEGRVGEENGMGGNSVGEVFHENKVDNVTQILCGRELVPVDEPEALNISAPVDEPYLGQEFESEAAAHAFYNAYATRVGFIIRVSKLSRSRRDGTAIGRALVCNKEGFRMPDKREKIVRQRAETRVGCRAMILFRKVSSGKWIVTKFVKEHTHPLAPGKGRRDLICDQYPNEHDKIRELSQQLAIEKKRAASYKRHLEMIFEHIEEHNESLSKKIQHIVDSVKEMESKEQQQSRR from the exons ATGGAATCAG TGGATTGTGAAGTTGATGATGATGGCAACGATTCTGTTGATATGGAAGGTAGGGTTGGTGAGGAAAATGGAATGGGAGGAAACTCCGTTGGAGAGGTATTTCATGAAAACAAGGTTGATAATGTGACTCAAATTCTTTGTGGGAGAGAATTGGTTCCAGTTGATGAGCCCGAAGCTCTAAATATTTCAGCTCCAGTAGATGAACCCTATCTGGGCCAGGAGTTTGAATCTGAAGCAGCAGCTCATGCTTTTTATAATGCCTATGCTACAAGAGTGGGTTTCATCATTCGTGTGAGCAAGCTCTCTCGATCAAGGCGCGATGGAACTGCGATAGGCCGGGCACTTGTGTGTAATAAAGAGGGTTTTCGCATGCCTGACAAGCGTGAAAAGATTGTACGACAAAGAGCTGAAACAAGGGTTGGTTGCAGAGCGATGATTTTATTTAGGAAAGTAAGCTCCGGCAAATGGATTGTTACGAAGTTTGTAAAGGAGCACACTCATCCTCTGGCTCCTGGAAAGGGTCGAAGGGACTTGATTTGCGATCAATATCCG AATGAACATGATAAAATTCGGGAGCTGTCCCAGCAGCTGGCCATTGAGAAAAAGCGAGCAGCATCGTATAAGAGGCATTTGGAAATGATATTTGAGCACATTGAAGAGCACAACGAGTCTCTCTCGAAGAAGATACAACACATAGTAGATAGTGTAAAGGAGATGGAGTCCAAAGAACAACAACAAAGTCGTAGATAG